The Chaetodon auriga isolate fChaAug3 chromosome 3, fChaAug3.hap1, whole genome shotgun sequence genome has a window encoding:
- the LOC143318693 gene encoding uncharacterized protein LOC143318693 — translation MVTTMLCNTSAIKDWSYFLSQILPLMNKTTGLVNMDKAEDVTTTMVTALQPDSAMSASNPPLNSNHTSGMEHVFQYSYSESDLLYTDYRTPARDSIPLPKAVLYLVMAALVVVAVAYAIVGHLVKDVVNDFVGGGRSIVAEGDGGETSEPDWVFGSRRVTSRNKTEINCITNNMNEMSELGERPRLMEMSYISLNHTNCLSSNRPEEIVVTVDETLEQQPPDTHSGT, via the exons ATGGTAACAACAATGTTATGCAACACGAGTGCCATAAAAGACTGGAGCTATTTTCTGTCTCAGATACTGCCTCTGATGAATAAAACTACAGGCTTGGTAAACATGGACAAAGCGGAGGATGTGACGACCACCATGGTGACTGCTCTGCAGCCGGACAGCGCCATGAGCGCAAGTAACCCGCCTCTCAACTCCAACCATACCTCGGGCATGGAGCACGTCTTTCAGTACTCTTATTCGGAGAGTGACCTACTGTACACGGACTACCGGACCCCCGCACGAGACTCCATCCCGTTGCCCAAAGCTGTTCTCTACCTGGTCATGGCAgcgctggtggtggtggcggtggcgTATGCGATAGTTGGACACCTGGTCAAAGATGTGGTTAATGACTTTGTAG GTGGTGGGAGGTCGATCGTTGCTGAGGGCGACGGCGGTGAAACCAGTGAACCAG ACTGGGTGTTTGGCTCTCGTCGAGTTACCAGCCGCAACAAGACTGAGATAAACTGCATCACAAACAACATGAACGAGATGAGTGAGTTGGGCGAGAGGCCTCGGCTAATGGAAATGAGCTACATATCCCTGAACCACACTAACTGCCTGAGCTCCAACAGACCGGAGGAGATAGTCGTCACCGTAGATGAGACGTTAGAGCAGCAACCTCCAGACACTCACTCTGGGACTTAA